In a single window of the Lates calcarifer isolate ASB-BC8 linkage group LG1, TLL_Latcal_v3, whole genome shotgun sequence genome:
- the lcp1 gene encoding plastin-2 has translation MDSSAQISPEELEELREAFAKIDVDNNGFISKDELNELFRVANLSLPGYRIREIVQEFTKTSDQLTFDEFAQIAHGLKSTEVAKTFRKAINKKEGICSVAGTSEQSGTQHSYSEEEKVAFVNWINKALEKDGDCKHLLPMDPNSNDLFTAMGDGIILCKMINLSVPDTIDERTINKKKLTPFTIQENLNLALNSASAIGCHVVNIGAEDLKEGRQHLVLGLLWQVIKIGLFADIELSRNEALIALLRDGESLEDLMKLSPEELLLRWANYHLEQAGCGKINNFSSDIKDSRAYYNLLNQVAPKGDEEGIPPIAIDMSGLREKEDLKRAECMLDQADRLGCRQFVMPADVVRGNPKLNLAFVANVFNKYPALKKPENQDIDWSSIEGETREERTFRNWMNSLGVNPRVNHLYVDIDDALVIFQLYEKIKVPVDWDKVNKPPYSKLGSNMKKLENCNYAVELGKKEAKFSLVGIAGQDLNAGNRTLTLALLWQLMRRYTLNILEDLGDGQKVTDDTIVAWVNDMLTQAGKPTISSFKDGSISSSMPVLDLIDAIQPGSIRYDLLKTEDLTEEEKLNNAKYAISMARKIGARVYALPEDLVEVKPKMVMTVFACLMARGMKRA, from the exons ATGGACAGCAGTGCCCAGATCTCtccagaggagctggaggaacTTAGAGAAGCTTTCGCAAAGATTG aTGTGGACAACAACGGCTTTATCAGCAAAGATGAGCTTAATGAGCTCTTCAGGGTTGCTAATCTGTCACTGCCTGGGTACAGGATCCGAGAGATCGTCCAGGAGTTTACCAAGACCAGTGACCAGCTCACCTTCGACGAGTTTGCTCAG ATCGCCCATGGGCTGAAGAGCACCGAGGTGGCAAAGACCTTCAGGAAGGCCATCAACAAGAAGGAGGGAATCTGTAGCGTTGCAGGAACCTCAGAGCAGTCTGGCACCCAGCACTCCTACTCAG aggaggagaaagtggcCTTTGTGAACTGGATCAATAAAGCTCTGGAGAAGGATGGTGACTGTAAACATCTTCTGCCAATGGATCCCAACAGCAACGACCTGTTCACCGCCATGGGAGATGGAATCATTCTCTG TAAGATGATCAACTTGTCTGTCCCCGACACCATCGACGAGAGAACCATCAACAAGAAGAAGCTCACACCCTTCACCATCCAG GAGAACCTGAACCTGGCTCTGAACTCTGCGTCGGCCATTGGCTGCCACGTGGTCAACATCGGAGCCGAGGACCTGAAGGAGGGCAGGCAGCACCTGGTCCTGGGTCTGCTGTGGCAGGTCATTAAGATTGGACTGTTCGCCGACATCGAGCTCAGCAGGAAcgaag CTCTGATCGCTCTGCTGCGTGATGGAGAGAGTCTGGAGGATCTGATGAAACTTTCACccgaggagctgctgctgcgcTGGGCCAACTATCACCTGGAGCAAGCCGGCTGCGGCAAGATCAACAACTTCAGCTCCGACATCAAG gacTCGAGGGCGTACTACAACCTCCTGAACCAGGTGGCACCCAAAGGAGACGAGGAGGGAATCCCACCCATCGCCATCGACATGTCAGGACTCAGG GAGAAAGAGGACCTGAAGCGTGCAGAGTGCATGCTGGACCAGGCCGACCGGCTCGGCTGCAGACAGTTCGTCATGCCGGCAGACGTTGTCCGAGGAAACCCTAAACTCAACTTGGCTTTTGTCGCTAATGTGTTCAACAAGTACCCAGCTCTGAAGAAACCAGAGAACCAGGACATCGACTGGAGCTCCATCGAAG gtGAAACCAGGGAGGAGCGCACCTTCAGGAACTGGATGAACTCTCTGGGGGTCAACCCTCGTGTCAACCACCTCTACGT agacATTGATGATGCCCTGGTGATCTTCCAGTTGTACGAGAAGATCAAGGTACCAGTGGACTGGGACAAAGTCAACAAGCCTCCCTACTCCAAACTGGGCAGCAACATGAAGAAG CTGGAGAACTGTAACTATGCTGTGGAGCTGGGAAAGAAGGAGGCCAAATTCTCTCTGGTCGGCATCGCGGGTCAGGACCTGAACGCAGGGAATCGAACCCTCACCCTCGCTCTGCTCTGGCAGCTCATGAGACG ATACACCCTGAACATCCTGGAAGACCTGGGCGACGGACAGAAAGTCACTGACGACACCATCGTGGCCTGGGTCAACGACATGCTCACACAGGCTGGAAAACCCACCATCTCCAGCTTTAAG gatggATCTATCAGTAGCAGCATGCCGGTCCTGGACCTGATCGATGCCATCCAGCCTGGATCCATCAGATATGACCTGCTGAAGACAGAAGACCTGACTGAAGAGGAGAAACTCAACAACGCAAA GTACGCCATCTCCATGGCGAGGAAGATCGGTGCTCGGGTGTACGCTCTGCCTGAGGACCTGGTGGAGGTGAAACCCAAGATGGTGATGACAGTGTTCGCCTGCCTCATGGCTCGCGGCATGAAGAGAGCCTAA